In one Candidatus Methylomirabilota bacterium genomic region, the following are encoded:
- a CDS encoding ABC transporter substrate-binding protein — protein MDRRAFIGSLALGTLAVPRAARAQPARKVYRIGILGSFVTTSEMVGPQPQNPSLNALLRGLRELGYVYGEHFVTEVRSAEGRPEHFPSLAAELVRLQVDVIVAPGPTLAALKQATSTIPIIMTGAGDPVAEGLVQSLARPGGNFTGLSLQMVETTGKRLELLKELVPGAAPVAVLRVWTSLLSWQVAEAAARERGWKLLSLEIRDAGEIEAAFKTATGARAGALLVFPGGLLDPHARRIAELAAKSRLPAMYGLRFYVEAGGLISYSANLIEINRRAAVFVDKILKGAQPADLPVEQPTKFELVMNLRAAKALGLNIPPSILSRADEVIQ, from the coding sequence ATGGACCGGCGCGCTTTCATCGGCAGCCTCGCCCTCGGGACCCTCGCGGTGCCGCGCGCCGCCCGCGCCCAGCCCGCGCGCAAGGTCTATCGCATCGGAATCCTCGGTAGCTTTGTGACGACCTCCGAAATGGTCGGGCCCCAGCCACAGAACCCATCCCTCAACGCACTCCTGCGCGGATTGCGCGAGCTCGGCTACGTGTATGGGGAGCATTTCGTGACCGAGGTGCGCTCGGCCGAGGGAAGACCGGAGCACTTCCCCAGCCTCGCTGCCGAGCTGGTCCGTCTGCAGGTGGACGTGATCGTCGCCCCAGGGCCAACGCTGGCCGCGCTCAAGCAGGCGACGTCGACGATCCCCATCATCATGACGGGCGCCGGCGACCCGGTGGCGGAGGGGTTGGTTCAGAGCCTCGCACGCCCGGGCGGGAACTTCACGGGGCTGAGCCTTCAGATGGTAGAGACGACGGGGAAGCGACTCGAGCTGCTCAAGGAGCTCGTCCCGGGTGCGGCGCCAGTGGCGGTCCTCCGGGTATGGACCAGCCTCCTGTCTTGGCAGGTGGCCGAAGCCGCTGCCAGGGAGCGGGGGTGGAAGCTGCTCTCGCTCGAGATTCGAGACGCTGGCGAGATCGAGGCGGCTTTCAAGACGGCGACTGGCGCGCGCGCTGGCGCCCTTCTCGTGTTCCCGGGCGGGCTCCTCGACCCGCACGCCCGGCGAATCGCGGAGCTGGCTGCCAAGAGCCGGCTCCCCGCCATGTATGGACTCCGGTTCTATGTCGAGGCCGGCGGGCTGATCTCCTATAGCGCGAATCTCATCGAGATCAATCGGCGCGCGGCCGTCTTTGTCGACAAGATCTTGAAAGGCGCCCAGCCCGCCGACCTGCCCGTCGAGCAGCCGACGAAGTTCGAGCTCGTTATGAACCTGCGCGCGGCCAAGGCGCTAGGGCTCAACATCCCGCCGTCGATCCTGTCGCGGGCAGATGAGGTCATACAGTAA
- a CDS encoding transporter substrate-binding domain-containing protein, protein MGLYLGGPASVIKDPASGEMKGVGFDLGKEFARRMGVPFEPVVYPSIGALVDNARTGQWDIAFLAILPERTKDMDFTAPHIEIELGYLVPGGSSISTLADVDRPGIRVGVPEKGAVDIFLSRELKNATVVRGPGLAGGVEMLKSRKADAFAANKANLFQISDQLPGSRVLEGRFATERQGMALPKGRDIAMPYARKFVEDARSEGLVKAAVERAGLRGAVEAGSQ, encoded by the coding sequence GTGGGCCTCTATCTTGGCGGTCCCGCATCCGTGATAAAGGACCCCGCGTCGGGTGAGATGAAAGGAGTGGGATTTGATCTCGGGAAAGAATTCGCGCGACGAATGGGGGTCCCGTTTGAGCCGGTTGTGTACCCATCAATCGGGGCCCTTGTCGACAACGCGAGGACTGGCCAGTGGGACATCGCCTTCCTTGCCATTCTCCCTGAGCGGACGAAGGATATGGACTTCACCGCGCCGCACATAGAAATCGAACTGGGCTACCTTGTCCCAGGCGGCTCTTCCATCTCGACGTTGGCCGATGTTGACCGGCCAGGGATTCGAGTTGGTGTCCCGGAGAAGGGCGCAGTCGATATCTTTCTATCTCGAGAACTAAAGAACGCTACGGTCGTCCGAGGCCCAGGCCTTGCCGGCGGAGTAGAGATGCTGAAATCGAGGAAAGCCGACGCGTTTGCTGCGAACAAGGCTAACCTCTTCCAAATTTCGGATCAGTTGCCCGGTTCTCGGGTCCTCGAGGGCCGCTTCGCCACCGAGCGGCAGGGGATGGCCCTCCCAAAGGGACGCGATATCGCGATGCCCTACGCGCGCAAATTCGTGGAGGACGCGAGGTCCGAGGGGCTCGTCAAAGCCGCGGTCGAGCGGGCTGGATTACGTGGCGCCGTTGAGGCCGGATCTCAATGA
- a CDS encoding NIPSNAP family protein translates to MKAKQFVLGATAMIAVGLIGFAAGVSVGQEKKTRVYELRTYTVLPGRLPALHKRFAEHTMKLFEKQGMRNEMYWVPTDDARKDNTLIYFLSHESQEAADRSWKAFVADPEWIKVRDASEADGKILSKAPERVYMKVTDYSPSR, encoded by the coding sequence ATGAAGGCGAAGCAGTTCGTCTTGGGCGCGACCGCCATGATCGCAGTCGGATTGATAGGGTTCGCGGCTGGCGTGTCCGTGGGCCAGGAGAAGAAGACCAGAGTCTATGAGCTGCGGACGTACACGGTGCTGCCAGGCCGACTGCCGGCCCTTCACAAGCGATTCGCCGAGCACACGATGAAACTCTTCGAGAAGCAGGGCATGAGGAACGAGATGTATTGGGTGCCAACGGACGACGCGCGCAAGGACAACACGCTCATCTACTTTCTGTCTCATGAGAGCCAGGAAGCAGCGGACCGAAGCTGGAAGGCGTTCGTGGCCGATCCCGAGTGGATCAAGGTGCGCGACGCCAGCGAGGCCGATGGCAAGATTCTCTCGAAAGCGCCCGAGCGTGTGTACATGAAGGTGACGGACTATTCTCCGTCGCGTTAA